In the Necator americanus strain Aroian chromosome X, whole genome shotgun sequence genome, CCAACAGGACCAGGTGGTCCAGCTGGACAATCGAAGCAGAAGTTACGCGGTTGCATACTGCCTTCTACGGCATCTTTTCCATCCCGACCATTTTCACCTGGAGCACCGTCAACACCATCCTTCCCGTCATTACCATTGGGACCTGGAGCACCCGGTGCGCCTATTCCACATCCGCAACCTGCAAGTGGATCATCGTTTGTGAAAcacatttttgatttattgtgTTAAAAACAACAAGTTGTTTGAGATTCCCCTGAGGATCACTAACACTGCACGTTGCTATCCTGGACTGAGGAATCGCTTTTTGCTGTCTGTCCTTCGACGTATTCGCGGAGGCGTGCAGACTTGTAACTTCCATAACTTGCTGTATATCCGCTATACGTATCCCTTGGAACCCTTTGCTTAGAGTCGTGAGAACGTGAGACTTTCGTTACATGTTGCCAGAGGGAGCCAGACCGCGACTGAAACATATTCAAAGTGAGTTTGTCGTTGGAAAGTAAAATCCTGGcacatttttcccatttcaCCTCAGCTACACTTATAGAATCATAGAAAACGCTTGTGGCCGGCTTCGAATGTGTTCAAGTGGGTGGGCGTCGTGCGCTGCCAATAAGAGAGAAAGGGAGTACAAATGTGTCAAAGTAAAGACGATGCGTTGCGGTTGGGTGTTGCGTACAAGCAGCTGAACACATCCCCAGGTCATTacgcattttaaaaaaatttgctttagTTTTTTGGTAAGAGTACGGGTGAATAAGTGTGAGTAACAGTGGTCTCCTTTTAAATAGACGCTGTTTGAGTCTAGAACTCAAAAATTGAGGTATCAACTAGGCTGATGATGTAAATTGTTCGCGCTCTTTTATCCCCTCATCATAAAAAACCGTGTTACATTAAAGAGGATGGAAATtggcaaacaaaaaaaaaaacaaaaacaaacaaaaaaaacaaacacaaaacaaaaagtaaacagGCACAGAAATATCTTCTTACAccaaaataggaaaaaaaaaaatgaaaaaaagacaattagATCTTGCGATATCGGTCAATATGCGCAATCTGCAGAATTTTAAAATGCGAGTAAAACGTTCACAAAATTCTACATAAGATTTGTCTATTTAGTGATCTTCCTACTGCATACTGAGtcttcagggaaaaaaatagaaaagagaacGTATTCATTGAAGCAAAGAGACACACAAACGCATATGTAGTCAGCGAAGATGTTCAACCGGAACAACTCGATGCGTCCGCAGCGCGGTACGCATTGCATCATTTCCCTTCCTTGCCGTGACCATATCGCATCTGCTCGGTTCAACGACGACTacagtaaaaagaaagaacaaaaaatacttaaaaaaacaatcacaAAAAGTCGAAGTAAGGATGAATAGGATAACACGTGGTGGCCGAACGTTccggcacactattttctacaaggagtttggttggagcgcgccagccttctgcacacGCCGCActttccggaccgtttttatgGACAATTAAGgcgaaatggacggaaccaccctccctccataatctactatgccgtatacgaatactccacctgaaaaaccacctcagattcgtggggtgatgcctttaatcgcaATATTTCACGTATCTCTGCTGAATTTTTAAAACGTTACTTGGGAGAATCTGACGTCTACGAGCACGGTATTCTTATCAAGAAATGTTACAACCTGACAGGACTCCATTTCAGTTTACTTCTAATTTGCTTCGGCTTGCTTAGCAACAACGACTCGAGAATTTTTTAAGTACTTTTATCTAAGAGTTAAAAGTAAACGTTTGGTTTCTGTTGTAACCCTTATTGCTGTTGATACGTTTTCTCTACGCTTCCTTTGTCGCTGCTGAACTTTGGTAAATGTTGTTCCACCTCGAACGAGGTCATCCAGTTATGTaacacatttcttttcaggaaactCTAGGAAGTGAACTTGGTGTTCTTTAGTCCTTAGCATCTCAAATAGTCctaaagaatagaataagtaGAGGAATATTATAACTCTGACCATAAATCATTATGGATTGATGTATGTAATCGATAGTAAGGGGTGGGGAATGCATTTTAGCCAAAAAGGATTATTTTAAATGAGTAGATTGGTGACGTTTTAGGATTTTATAACACAGTAACATGGGCTTATTGTCACATGACCAATAGGAGTGGAATTGAAGTTGAAACGTTGAGCTGACGGACTAAGAGAGTAAAGTCTGTAGAAGTAACGTAAAATCCTTTCGTTAAGGAAGTTGAGGGAAATTCTGTCGGATGTTTTCGATTCAATATTGTTTGAAGTtctgcaagcggctgcgctcaaaatGAGGTTCTGGTTTGAATCGCGGTGGGACCTTTAAACATTTCTGCATCTCGCTGCACCAAACGaaggtcccgcctcgatcgcaacctcctacgcaactgtaccggtCTTCAAGTAATTTCACAACTGACTATAGTTGAGCTTGCGTTGAGTGGGAATTCTCATTCATAGTCGGCGCTGAGTATGTTCGTGCGGGTTAGGCGTGAGGCGTGTTTGATTGCGGCAGGGAGGTAGTGTTTGTCCAGCagataaaaaggaaaacttgCAGTAGACTCATCGCACCACAAGGTTGAACAAAATCGGCATCTACTATGTACATGAAAAATTGTTCcttgtattattttcttttttcatttcaaatgagGTAGATTAAAGTTTCGCGTTACAATTCGTTGtaatattaaaattgaaaagttccATTAAAATTATGGATGTAGAATGGCCGAAGCGTTACATTTCTTTGCGGAAGATCTGGGCGCCGAACCTCTTTAAAATTGCTCTATCAATTCGTCTTCATAAATAACTGCCGCCAATCTCTTATTATATTAAGGCTGCAGCTGTAGATGACAGTTCTAGACGACGATACCTCATTAGCTGGTTCTTCCCCTTTTCCACTACCGTCACCATCACACAATTCAGAGCCAGTTCTACGCATTCCATCACATCTTTTGTTATCATAGCCGTaaagagattttcttttcgttatgGGACAGAAAAcatcgaggagaaaaaaatcgtgctAGACAAGAAATCCATTCTCACTTTGCAGTAATCGACTTCATTCTGTAGAAGTGTTTGTACATGTTGTACATAGTTGTATATTAAGGGAACGGCAAGCACACATACAAATGCAGCTACCACGGACATTGCAACACCTGAAGacgaaattgaaattaatagTGCATAAAATTTAGCAAAATCAAAGGAAGACTACACCTGCTACAGCAAGCGATTTTAGCCGATCAGCTTCCGCAAGCAGTTGAGCTTCCCGTTCCTTTTCCATACCCatcgaaaaatgagaaaaataacactcaacaacatttttgcgaagaaaatttcaaaaattgaacaagaaTGTTCTGATTGAAAACGTCGAAAATGAATggggaagagaagaaagatgagAGATGGACGCGTAAAATCAAATGGGAATCGATGGACGAATTGGAGAAAGGTGGATGCGCATGCTAAAGTAGCCGTGAACTCAGGCGCTCGGCAATCCGATATTTCGCAAGCCGGTCGAATGGATAGTGTCAGTCGAATGCGCATCCTCACAGCATGCTGCTTAGCTAAACGTGTATTCGGCAATACCCTGACTAGACCTATTCGTGAGCTATATCGCTGCTTGAATGAAATATTATCGCTATCAAAATTCCCGGTTTGTGAAATCAGCCGAAAAATTCCTGTTTCTTtcgggaagatttttttctcgacattGCGCGTATCAACTCTGATGACGCAGGATGACGGCGACTAAGTGCTAAGTAAATCCATTAAATTGGAAACGAGTTCAAGTCTACCGTTTGTTCctgttttatttctctatttctgtGTCCTAACTACATGTTTTTTGATCACGGGGATCAACTATTGGATGTTGCTAGGATAAACATGTTATTGCTTAATTTTGACTAGCATGTAccaaaaggaataaaaagacGAGGTGTACAGTAATCATCCATATAAGGTGGTATTGCAAAAactgactttttttctctgaaatttgcAAACGTTGGGAATTGATAACGTAACCTCACCATGAAACATGTTTCCAAACTGACAAAAAATTTCTTGGTTACTAATTTTTTATGGGTTTGGAATACCTGTTTCTCTGTACAAAATCTGTAAACCTACGTATTAGGGATGCAAATAAGTTTTGTTGATTGTAGGAAGGATGGCGTTACTAGCATTAAGTCGCGTCGGACTATCCTGTGACTATACTCACGTTAAAGCGTTATATAAAAATTAGCATATGTCATTTTCTTGAAGCGTGAACAATCTACTTTCTTTGTTCTCTAACCATGTAAACCATTGAGCCAACAAAGCACAATTTGCGGGAAGcgctgctttttttgttttaatttgaagaaaaatgcagtTGATGGACATCGATTGCTGTATGAAGCATATGGGAACATGCTCCATCAAGGAACACAGGAGAACTAATTCCAGCGTTTTAAAAGTACCAATTTTGAAACTAGTGACAAAGAACGCGAAAGGAGCGCATCTGGTGAAATCAGCTCGAAGTGATGTACTACGAGCTACTCCATCGTTACTATCCCATCACTGAGGAACGTctccaacaaaaattaatgcaATTGAGCCGAACTGAAAGTTCAAAGGCGCCCAGTACGCCAAAAAAACATGACAAAGTGATCTTCAACACGACAACGCTCGGCCAcatgttgcaaaaattgtcGAGGAAATTTGGCAGGTGCATCAATAGGATGTCTTATCCCATCCGCTGTATTCACCAGACATTGTTCCTTCCGACTACCATTTGTCCCGGTCGATGACCAGGATCGCCTGGATGAGCTGCGCTTCACTTCTCACGAAGAAGCCAAAAATTCAGTCGATTCTTGGATCGCCtcaaaagaagaggaagtttTTCAACGCGGAATTCCTATGCTGCCTGAAGGATGGCGAAAAGTCGTGGCTAGCGATGCACAATACGCTACATAAAACATATTGTACTAATTTCTCTGAATAAAGCttcaaagttacaaaaaaaaaaccctcaaaaCTTATTTATACCCCCAATATAATCAAATGGGAGCACAATCAGTGCACTAGGATGAAGGAATTTGTTTCGAGGGAAAGGGGATGGTTTGAGGAATTCGTTATCCAACATCATCGAAAAAATGTTTCGTAATAAAACatcaataaaatgaataatatctCTAAATAGCGCTGGTTTTCAACATTATCCTAGTATGAACCGGAGCTGtacagaatttttctcaattcgCTGGTCAAAAGAGCACGTTGTTTCTGATAACAAAAAGCGATACCATCAGTCCATGGATGTTCAAGAGATTGAAGTGGAATTTGCCAAAGTTGTATGAAGgtatttcacaattttttgctgatttgttTTCCcgcaacattttcattttatacgTCGATGTTCCAGCTCACTTCACAGCTTTTccctttttgaagaaaaaatctctttacTTGACCCACTTGAAGTAATTGAAACACTAGATTCAGTAAGAACAGGAATTAGTTCCTACATTTTATGGTAAATACGGTTTCACATTGATGTACATATTACGCAAATACACATCTTTAGAGTAATTTTTATGGACTCTACTACAATCCGAAAACAATAACTATCTTATTTTTAAGAtctgaagagaaattttaacCTATGGGGTGAGggaaacaaatttttaggATTAAGAATACTTCGTAGAAGTCATAGAACTTTTCCTATACCATCCTTTTTGGCTAAAAACAGCAAGTTTACCACGGGCATTTTCtgcgaaaaatgaaagaaggaagaccaaaaacataataaatgtCACAAAAAACACTTCAGGAAGTTTAAACCGTACAGAATTGTTCGAAAATACTCGAAGTACTGGCAGTGGGCTCTTTTCAACGAATGTTCATGAGCAGACCtttaaaaattgcattttattttgtacGAAAAGTTCTTAACATGCTGCcgcttcttcaaaatttaaaagctaTCGAGTTACCGAAAGTATTCAGGAAACAGATGAGGTAAGAAATGTATTCTGAAATAGACTGACAGATTATACGACGACCCAACACGATATACATCTGAGTTTTGATTGCGAACAAGATTTGCATTGACACAAATTAAATCCACCAGATtctcgtgaaggtgttcggaTGACAGAGATCGTTCAAGGATTATGCAATACGCTCTATGGCTAATCATAATAAGAGAATATACTTCCTGTTGGCGATCGGCTATTATGATGAGATATGGGACAGAACTGTAGGAGGATATGATTGGCTTACAATGATAGGGCGTTGAATGTGGATGAGATAGCGTAATCGAGACCGGTCGATCATCATCGCAAAACAAGCGCTTCTTTTAGGATTCACGACCACctgctcctcctcctcctcctcctaaATGTTCCCCTTAACTCGGACTTGAAATGCATCATTACCTTCGGTAATGTTTGCATATGTATATTTACGCTAAGGTGATGACCTCGTTagatattttcgaaaaagaagttaTTACTAGATATTAGCCGTATTAGACGAGAAACCACAATTATTCTCCTCATAATTGCATAATTTGCAAACATTTGACTTCATTTCATGGATTCGCACTTTAGGAGGTGCTCGTATCGTTTCCCCCCGATCTCACCACCCCTCTCGGGAACACTTCACCAACTTCCGCTAAGGGTAATGCTACCCTTCTCTTCcactaatatttatttagtgAGCGGCCATCAGTCCGGTAAAGCAACTTGAGATTCTGAAAAGAGAAGCAATCGGGTTAATTGTATGGACAAACAGGTCAGTGGATGTCCGTGTCCAGATTCAGtatagaaaaatttagaaattttaaaatccagaaatgtgCGAGGCACTGCCTAGTATGTTTTTATCCAGACTTCTTCAAAAGAGGACCTTATCACCGCAGGTCGACTTATTAAAATCATGGTCTTTTACATAACTTTGAAATAATCGTCATTTGTCTTTCCTCtggaatctttgaaaaaaaaaactgaacgatGAGGGAGAGTTTTTTAAGGTGAAGAAATAAGGACATTTTGAGTGGGAATTCTGTCCGGTGTTTCCTAGGTAATTATCAGAACGGTGACGTTaactgaaaataataataagattcAACGCGCAATTGAAAggatgatttttaaaaagtatagtatagtaataatatactTGTTACTAATCACAAGTAATGAATGTATGTAACAATATGAGACAAAATGTGGTGGtcaaagtaataaaaataaatatagtcgAAATTATCACTTAAAAAATCGAGCTCTAATAATTGACGGTAcactaaaaaaggaaaatagtgCTTTTCGGGAATCGCTTTCAATTGTAACACTGTTATTGTACATAGTAAGTATACTCTTAGATCTCAATATAAAACAAATTCCATCCTATTTAATTTCAATAGATTTCCCCGTAGTTCTATCCGTTTTTAAGAGATGAATTTTGATTTGCGTTGCTGACTGAGAAAATTGTTATGCACTTTATGCATACTTGAGAAAAATacttgaggaaaaaaggaatttttttttcaaaaataaaaaacaggTGGGCATATATGCATAGGTATTGTCGTTGCAACATTGATACAGATTTACGTTACGATTCGTATGGATAGAAATTCCTTATCCGTAATGTTTGAGAATAAAATGTGTATTTTCTTCCTGGCAACATTTTAacgaattttcaagaattgtACAGTTCCCGCTCCACACATATACGTCTGTCAGCATTTTCTCTGGACAACATCCGAGgaggagacaaaaaaaagcacattaGAAACGACTGTGACGTTTCGTTCACGTCTTTCTTCAACGATTTTCGTTTTCGGCGCAGCTGCTCGTACGGCACATtgacggggaaaaaaaagttgcgtACTTACAAGATCGAGCAGCCTCGCCTCTTTGTGAAAATACTTATGATTAAAATAACATTGAAAAAGGAATCATTATATAAACTAATTCAAATCACTCAATTAaatcattataaaaaaaaaaactttttagtgGTACTGTCCGTTTGTACGCCCGTTGACGAAAGGGAATAATTTCCAAACCTCCAAGAAGGAGCTAAAAAAAGGAACCGCATATTACACACAGAAACATGTTGCATTTTAAGAGGATCAACTAAGATCGCTGACTTATAAGCTGTGTCTCGCGATTTCTTggttatttccagaaaactgaATTCTGTACCTCGTCtacaaattggaaaaaagaacatttggaAAATCACGTGAACACTGTTCCtaacagaaagaaatataGATGAAAGCCGCCGCTAGCATCAGCATCTCC is a window encoding:
- a CDS encoding hypothetical protein (NECATOR_CHRX.G21985.T1), translated to MGMEKEREAQLLAEADRLKSLAVAGVAMSVVAAFVCVLAVPLIYNYVQHVQTLLQNEVDYCKSRSGSLWQHVTKVSRSHDSKQRVPRDTYSGYTASYGSYKSARLREYVEGQTAKSDSSVQDSNVQCCGCGIGAPGAPGPNGNDGKDGVDGAPGENGRDGKDAVEGSMQPRNFCFDCPAGPPGPVGEPGPKGAPGRQGNPGTDADGGLRGPPGPPGPPGDPGPPGAPGPQGEGGPDGVAIEKPGPPGEPGIPGPPGPVGPAGKEGQPGGPGFPGPPGPPGDDGLPGLPGRPGLPGPPGIAGKRGLAGPCTHCPPPRTAPGY